A single Elaeis guineensis isolate ETL-2024a chromosome 15, EG11, whole genome shotgun sequence DNA region contains:
- the LOC105058373 gene encoding uncharacterized protein, which translates to MVSLCHLLPPFMNAIPLDRPTLWTVGLGWPGLMRKCTHTRVWATFLLTFLLLVSAMGESLGLAPDAETSSNGRRILREHKNQMMPQKQVDNNHLKGLFATGSSLPDCSHACGPCFPCKRVMVSFKCSIAESCPIVYRCMCNGKYYHVPSN; encoded by the exons ATGGTTTCGCTTTGCCACCTCCTCCCTCCCTTTATGAATGCTATTCCACTGGATAGGCCAACACTTTGGACTGTAGGACTTGGGTGGCCAGGACTAATGAGGAAGTGCACCCACACTAGAGTGTGGGCTACGTTCCTTCTAACCTTTCTTTTGTTGGTTTCTGCCATGGGTGAAAGTCTTGGATTGGCCCCAG ATGCTGAAACAAGCTCAAATGGTCGAAGAATCTTGAGGGAACATAAGAATCAGATGATGCCCCAG AAGCAGGTCGACAACAATCACCTGAAGGGACTCTTTGCAACTGGTTCGAGCTTGCCTGATTGTTCGCATGCATGTGGGCCATGCTTTCCATGCAAAAGGGTTATGGTGAGCTTCAAATGCTCAATCGCTGAGTCATGCCCGATTGTCTACCGATGCATGTGCAATGGAAAATACTATCATGTGCCTTCCAATTGA
- the LOC105058376 gene encoding uncharacterized protein, producing the protein MPPNPAPPLSSLQLSTQSPFPFSAPKFQRPTLLLLRRIPVRAASSVSTRPKKKKAAEKGNGQPEAEELVRVILRKAGDGKEPLVATLSKYVKVVRTEHCFMLFEELGKRDSWLQCLEVFRWMQRQRWYIADNGIYSKLISVMGKKGQTRMAMWLFSEMRKSGCRPDTSVYNSLITAHLHSRDKAKALSKALGYFEKMKGIERCQPNVVTYNILLRAFAQARDVKQVNALFKDLDESIISPDIYTYNGVMDAYGKNGMLKEMESVLKRMKSNQCKPDTITFNLLIDAYGRRQAFDKMEQVFKSLLHSKEKPTLPTFNSMITNYGKARLREKAEFAFKKMIDLGFKPSYVTYECLITTYGYCDCASRAREIFDEMINTQKAVQISTLNAMLDAYCINDLHYEADKLLDYAIKKGFVPNASTYRLLYKAYTKANMKELLDNLLKRMDEQGIVPNKKFFLEALEAFGSSQKRPKSSHEIDASNMPQISAKE; encoded by the exons ATGCCCCCAAACCCCGCCCCTCCCCTTTCTTCTCTCCAGCTCTCAACCCAATCTCCATTCCCCTTCTCCGCTCCTAAATTTCAGCGccccactcttcttcttcttcgaagaATTCCCGTTCGAGCGGCGAGCTCTGTGTCCACCCGGCCGAAAAAGAAGAAGGCAGCCGAGAAGGGCAACGGGCAGCCGGAGGCGGAGGAGCTCGTCCGTGTGATACTGAGGAAGGCGGGAGATGGGAAGGAGCCGCTGGTGGCGACGCTCAGTAAGTACGTGAAGGTGGTGAGGACGGAGCACTGCTTCATGCTGTTCGAGGAGCTTGGGAAGAGGGATTCCTGGCTTCAGTGCTTGGAG GTATTCAGATGGATGCAGAGACAGCGTTGGTATATTGCTGATAATGGTATTTACTCGAAGCTGATATCCGTGATGGGGAAGAAAGGCCAGACAAGGATGGCCATGTGGCTTTTTTCTGAGATGCGGAAAAGTGGTTGTAGACCGGACACTTCTGTATACAATTCGCTCATTACTGCACATCTTCATTCACGAGATAAAGCTAAGGCTCTATCAAAAGCCCTTGGGTACTTTGAGAAGATGAAAGGCATTGAAAGATGCCAACCCAATGTTGTGACCTACAACATTCTTTTGAGAGCATTTGCTCAGGCCAGGGATGTAAAACAAGTCAATGCATTATTCAAAGATCTTGATGAAAGCATCATATCTCCTGATATCTACACTTACAATGGTGTCATGGATGCATATGGGAAGAATGGCATGCTCAAAGAAATGGAGTCTGTACTTAAGCGCATGAAAAGCAATCAGTGCAAGCCAGACACAATCACGTTCAATCTACTAATTGATGCATATGGCAGGCGACAAGCATTTGATAAAATGGAACAAGTGTTTAAGAGCTTGTTGCACTCAAAGGAGAAGCCTACTCTTCCTACGTTTAACTCGATGATAACAAATTATGGGAAAGCTAGGCTTAGAGAGAAGGCAGAATTTGCTTTCAAGAAGATGATTGATTTAGGCTTCAAACCCAGTTATGTGACATACGAATGTCTTATAACAACTTATGGATACTGTGACTGTGCTTCAAGAGCCAGAGAGATATTTGATGAGATGATAAATACCCAAAAGGCAGTGCAAATTTCTACTTTGAATGCTATGCTTGATGCCTATTGCATCAATGATTTGCACTATGAAGCTGATAAGCTATTGGATTATGCTATTAAAAAAGGTTTCGTGCCAAATGCTTCAACGTATAGATTACTCTACAAGGCCTACACTAAAGCTAACATGAAAGAGCTCCTTGACAATTTGCTGAAGCGAATGGATGAACAGGGGATTGTTCCAAACAAGAAGTTCTTTTTGGAGGCATTAGAAGCCTTTGGTTCTTCTCAAAAAAGACCCAAATCCAGTCATGAGATAGATGCTTCAAACATGCCACAAATTAGTGCCAAGGAATAG